In Pseudomonas rhizosphaerae, one DNA window encodes the following:
- the ihfB gene encoding integration host factor subunit beta — MTKSELIERIVTHQGLLSSKDVELAIKTMLEQMSQCLATGDRIEIRGFGSFSLHYRAPRVGRNPKTGQSVSLDGKFVPHFKPGKELRDRVNEDEELA, encoded by the coding sequence ATGACGAAGTCGGAACTGATCGAACGTATTGTCACCCATCAAGGTCTACTTTCATCCAAGGATGTGGAATTGGCCATCAAGACCATGCTCGAGCAAATGTCGCAGTGCCTTGCCACGGGCGACAGGATCGAGATACGGGGCTTCGGCAGCTTTTCACTGCACTATCGCGCACCGCGTGTCGGGCGCAATCCGAAGACTGGCCAGTCGGTGAGCCTGGACGGCAAGTTCGTCCCTCACTTCAAGCCTGGCAAGGAATTGCGCGACCGGGTGAACGAGGACGAAGAACTCGCTTGA